Proteins from a single region of Apis mellifera strain DH4 linkage group LG7, Amel_HAv3.1, whole genome shotgun sequence:
- the LOC412643 gene encoding uncharacterized protein LOC412643 isoform X2, protein MAGGRDNNKQSGNLDRIHQWLYCHQLYASVKPELPSSETFKKHQHIEKNRIVTKSLNDLQDNILSIFTDSLYCDLNIVHGHNIIRTNHCIVKIRAPHFYEILKPYFIYINNHIDCIIDKLEIFHHIEGFVRLLYSNSNFSKEEQLLVEHILSIYTSKLVNASSNNKVLNISKRYVDSSDCYLKSTETTRNVREYAIVDVSPTISDMADSGLETGSVSPHENTTSENSSTDFEELQVTEYTSGNDKLDEIRAKHLHNNDEKVIIKNEHYNLTNNYDNTCHSKNLVKSGLMEYGSNDSATCCSFNTEQPQLDFSSSSMDNAQKTKSNADEIFQYESQILSDPFYESDCGSDENESFEFINLGNVSSTNIDVVKKNCTEKESTKKLQDEKMCHSTHSQTENVQSENINHEISHDNQRSSCNTSNYYFIDASTLNDEVEIPTSNVVKNKCNNEKLQSYISYSSKYVANTSIDLVEEQYYKFTSLKTTNLQTERITEFEKELKLTEYLEPQKIKRINSISKDKINTEINKESLVVEIKEADSGESAHPSPCPDNNKNINNDRHVSQINNDTNLTIEIKKEIMEQTNDKDVNLTDDMQQPSLIRRNTFELDSNDEKLSVLRQEYERRQGNLVFQNAIPQYSGHRVDGDSCFNPPDESSIPISNVLNKFPIDVQIPTSSQYHTMQYLSLDNGEYENNQISSENNNSLKTKTNISYPVIKSASDKIVTNYHSELDNDSSKCSNSLPVTLGSIIEKDTKIDNIKKTKCDETMPIISGGVSTSDYSKPSDSPTVRRKTESTPIVSGGSVIMNEPIIKIKPTKMSSSMTAWIVDMSDCNKNESKPLNNIHTGMSQSFSNSECLKKPIKKTSSHEKHNSLGFFVNLKDMDTKSISQQQNYSIEKKEHNGCNKSYCEFYVDMSSTNKVPKNTKLELEEAIVKPEKSNESDKKNIFSMFIDLSDTPKNRENMQSLHKRNFSTFSDKQEMKLDDINNSSENSITIKEDQSSIEQRCIKEKTKPSVFMYIESDSPVVRRRTLSSSRPVFKRHSWNVDKTQSANNNGHVAKELIFRKEHKRAHSLSVDRGDLKKLQAKTNFSNHSLNDMIKPDITQENSKLLREGNGPNNMDTSSEDVFEFDVRDTPPNSHVEVINEELRVNIKEHEYTELKTERMAENLNTTDVKTYEDEYSETSAWEKTCTESTEGQTRKSETFDISSGSGPSPDSDNHDYELSELLNGEVPTINRTQIVPTVVGNKISETHKSLNETIKKIESELESSDYVKSKITYDNHNIISKKSERVIEHNMKTSTSNFVRLSDLDKTPVSSHSADILTVKEEGNTHRMCNSIPETSWIESKLIMSRTNGSIRPPPRKFTSIMSTSLPSKQKSPLEDLTGEYDGEGIISESDLSSMQSSMGRSGAGSTEETETSSLAGSRPYNRLGEDLLRMFLEEINPDVTIDVAGRRIRAHKCILSSRCQYFAAILSGGWIESVGNVISLQGYSYDAVHFALCHIYSGESNIPDSISIVELATLADMLCLEGLKEIIGYTLKVKYCHLFHKPCQICAVGVLECMPLAAAYGLDEVYRKSLRWITRHFVRIWPCKAFATLPKELMAKCYHQHIVHMSTDNVLQTMMDCDKLLATLPNVRWAEPVFRMVSNLLETSVKFLSDNFSGVLGNENFQSLGRELTWNISRLEDNFLAAAERLPPEQACKSYSKLHKMLTSAQQDEIQEKIKWGPLFVDFLKKIQSRVEKCLVRDAARAARTTSWLKMDLELRRRIQELACLVILPHETSKRQSRHSNFIKEPRPVSSRSTTINRTLDLKRVKMVISEHNHKTLKQAVTQQQPKKVFNKPKSDPLERKMQNDKQITTDTNRPKSWPNKLEVKSRYLEPRNKSVPKETMQPVHQEKTIIQQRRKIMISSSDSSRTSSPAMKRATDKKSLAKIKLPIKKDVKALSSDSLTESNATRTNTKNDSISKSCGITRPESPSFKQKNTEIGLSVDSLAESKNKPTTIKKKTNKMDTSISTDSLMTEITTTPKSNTSNKFSPILGKTISKTQCHDKGVKKTSPPTQQKSLLTITKRPRRSLENSTAASRSRAAAISAYHLRRNLLDAAKTPDIPSKSLNNIACKAVSTRPLTQSTVNHPNIIKEKKEGMPMQQSSESPSKRSSPKSFGTSKINKSLITNKRTTIAKTSCDEKVKNKCNGEVSKQPTVGSRSGTFLKDEPTILKKADIKSSQINI, encoded by the exons ATGGCTGGAGGCAGGGACAACAACAAACAAAGTGGAAATTTAGACAGAATACATCAATGGCTTTATTGCCATCAACTTTATGCTTCTGTCAAGCCTGAACTTCCTTCTagtgaaacatttaaaaaacatcagcatatagaaaaaaatcgaattgtcACAAAAAGTCTTAATGATCTACAAGATAATATTTTgag CATATTTACGGACTCTTTATATTGTGATCTTAACATAGTACATggacataatataataagaacaaACCAttgtattgttaaaataagagCTCCACACTTTTATGAAATTCTCAAgccttattttatatatattaacaatcatATTGATTGCATCATTGATAAActggaaatttttcatcacaTAGAAGGTTTTGTGAG gcttttatatagtaattctaatttttcaaaagaagaacAGTTATTGGTAGAACATATTTTGAGTATTTATACTTCAAAACTTGTGAATGCATCctctaataataaagtattaaacaTCAGTAAAAg ATATGTGGATTCATcagattgttatttaaaaagtactGAAACTACAAGAAATGTGAGAGAATATGCTATTGTGGATGTAAGTCCCACTATATCCGATATGGCTGATTCTGGTTTAGAAACAGGCTCTGTAAGTCCACATGAAAATACTACATCTGAGAATTCAAGTACTGATTTTGAGGAATTACAAGTCACAGAATATACTTcaggaaatgataaattagatGAAATACGCGCTAAACATTTACACAATAACGATGAAAaagtaatcataaaaaatgaacattataatttgactaataattatgataatacatGCCATTCAAAGAACTTAGTAAAATCAGGATTAATGGAATATGGTTCAAATGACAGTGCAACATGTTGTTCTTTTAATACAGAACAACCACAATTAGATTTCTCTAGTTCATCTATGGATAATGctcaaaaaacaaaatcaaatgCAGATGAAATCTTTCAATATGAAAGTCAAATACTTAGTGATCCATTTTATGAATCAGATTGTGGAAGTGATGAAAATGaatcatttgaatttattaatcttggcAATGTGTCTTCTACAAATATTgatgttgtaaaaaaaaattgcacagAGAAAGAATCCACAAAAAAGTTACAAGATGAAAAAATGTGTCATTCCACTCATTCACAAACTGAAAATGTACaatcagaaaatataaatcatgaaatttCACATGATAACCAAAGAAGTTCCTGTAATACAagtaattactattttattgatGCATCGACTCTTAATGATGAAGTAGAAATTCCAACTTCTAATgtggttaaaaataaatgtaataatgaaaaattacaatcttACATTTCCTATTCTTCTAAATATGTTGCAAATACATCTATTGATCTTGTTGaagaacaatattataaatttacatcttTAAAAACAACTAATTTGCAAACTGAACGAATAAcagaattcgaaaaagaattgaaacttACAGAATATCTTGAgccacaaaaaataaaaagaattaattctatatctaaagataaaataaatactgaaataaataaagaatctttAGTTGTAGAAATTAAAGAAGCAGACAGCGGAGAAAGTGCGCATCCTTCTCCTTGCCctgacaataataaaaatataaataacgatcGACATGtatcacaaataaataatgatacaaattTGACTATAGagattaaaaaggaaataatggaACAAACAAATGATAAAGATGTAAATTTAACAGATGATATGCAGCAACCTTCTCTTATTAGAAGAAATACATTTGAGCTGGATTCAAATGATGAAAAACTTTCAGTTTTACGACAAGAATATGAACGACGACAAGGTAATCTTGTATTTCAAAATGCTATACCTCAATATTCAGGACATCGTGTAGATGGTGATTCATGTTTTAATCCACCGGATGAATCTTCAATTCCAATAAgcaatgtattaaataaatttccaattgaTGTTCAAATTCCAACTAGTAGTCAATATCATACCATGCAATATCTTTCTCTAGATAATggagaatatgaaaataatcaaatatcatcagagaataataattctttaaaaactaaaaCCAACATAAGTTATCCAGTAATTAAAAGTGCTAGTGATAAAATAGTTACGAATTATCATTCGGAATTGGATAATGATTCAAGCAAGTGTAGTAATAGTTTACCTGTTACATTAGGTtctattatagaaaaagatactaaaattgataatataaaaaaaactaaatgtGATGAAACTATGCCTATTATTTCTGGTGGCGTAAGTACTTCGGATTATTCTAAACCTAGTGATAGTCCTACTGTGCGTCGAAAAACAGAATCTACACCAATCGTTTCTGGAGGTTCTGTTATTATGAATGaacctataataaaaataaaacctaCAAAAATGTCTTCATCTATGACTGCATGGATCGTTGATATGAgcgattgtaataaaaatgaatctaaACCATTGAACAATATTCATACAGGAATGTCTCaaagtttttcaaattcaGAATGTTTAAAGAAaccgataaaaaaaacaagtagCCATGAAAAACATAATAGTTTAGgatttttcgttaatttgaAGGATATGGATACAAAATCTATTTCACaacaacaaaattattcaatagaaaagaaagaacataATGGATGTAATAAATCTTATTGTGAATTTTATGTCGATATGTCTAGTACAAATAAAGTaccaaaaaatacaaaattagaattagaagaaGCTATTGTCAAGCCTGAAAAATCTAATGAAagtgataagaaaaatattttttctatgtttATTGATTTAAGTGATACACCGAAAAACAGAGAAAATATGCAATCTTTacacaaaagaaatttttccacatTTTCCGACAAACAAGAAATGAAGCtggatgatattaataattctagcGAGAATAGTATCACAATAAAGGAAGATCAATCATCAATTGAACAACGatgtattaaagaaaaaactaaacCAAGTGTTTTTATGTACATAGAATCTGATTCTCCTGTAGTAAGAAGAAGAACCTTATCTTCATCGCGACCAGTGTTTAAACGACATTCTTGGAATGTTGATAAAACACAAAGCGCTAATAATAATGGACATGTtgcaaaagaattaatatttaggaAGGAACATAAACGCGCACATAGTTTATCGGTAGATCGGGGAGACTTAAAGAAGTTACAagcaaaaactaatttttcaaatcattctTTAAATGACATGATAAAACCAGATATTACTCAGGAAAATTCTAAACTTCTTCGAGAAGGTAATGGTCCAAATAATATGGATACATCTTCAGAAGATGTTTTCGAGTTTGATGTAAGAGATACGCCTCCAAATTCTCACGTTGAAGTGATCAATGAAGAACTTCgtgttaatataaaagaacatGAATATACAGAATTGAAAACTGAAAGAATGGCAGAAAACCTAAATACTACCGATGTTAAAACATATGAAGATGAATATTCAGAAACTTCGGCTTGGGAGAAAACATGTACAGAAAGTACTGAAGGACAAACACGCAAAAGTGAAACATTTGACATTAGTAGTGGCAGTGGTCCATCTCCTGATAGTGATAATCATGATTATGAATTATCAGAATTATTAAACGGAGAAGTACCAACTATAAATCGAACACAAATAGTTCCTACTGTagtaggaaataaaatatcagaaaCACATAAGTCTTTAAATGAAactatcaaaaaaattgaaagcgaATTAGAAAGTTCAGATTAtgtgaaatcaaaaataacatatgataatcacaatataatatcaaaaaaaagtgaaagagTTATAGAACATAATATGAAAACATCAACTTCTAATTTTGTTCGATTATCTGATTTAGATAAAACACCTGTTTCTTCTCATTCAGCGGACATATTAACtgtgaaagaagaaggaaatacTCATCGTATGTGTAATAGTATTCCAGAAACTTCATGGATTGAAAGCAAATTAATAATGTCTAGAACTAATGGATCTATTAGACCACCTCCTAGGAAATTTACTTCAATTATGAGCACCTCTCTTCCATCTAAACAAAAGTCTCCCCTTGAAGAtctaacaggagaatatgatggAGAAGGAATTATATCAGAATCTGATCTAAGTAGTATGCAAAGTAGTATGGGTCGTTCTGGTGCTg GAAGTACAGAGGAAACTGAAACATCGAGTTTAGCAGGAAGTAGACCATACAATAGATTGGGAgaagatttattaagaatgtttttagaagaaattaatccAGATGTTACAATCGATGTAGCTGGACGTCGTATAAGAGCTCACAAATGCATATTAAGTTCTCGATGTCAATATTTTGCAGCGATCCTTAGTGGAGGATGGATTGAAAGTGTAGGAAATGTTATTTCTTTGCAAGGATATTCTTATGATGCAGTACATTTTGCATTGTGCCACATATATAGTGGAGAAAGTAATATACCAGATTCCATAAGTATAGTTGAATTAGCTACGTTAGCTGATATGTTATGTTTGGAAGgtcttaaagaaattataggaTATACacttaaagttaaatattgtCATTTGTTTCACAAG ccTTGTCAAATATGTGCTGTTGGTGTATTAGAGTGTATGCCTTTAGCAGCAGCTTATGGTTTAGATGAAGTATATCGAAAATCTCTTCGTTGGATTACAAGACATTTTGTGCGAATATGGCCATGTAAAGCATTTGCAACGCTTCCGAAAGAACTTATGGCAAAATGTTATCATCAACATATTGTACACATG tccACAGACAATGTGCTTCAAACTATGATGGATTGTGATAAACTTCTCGCAACTTTGCCAAATGTTCGTTGGGCCGAACCAGTATTCAGAATGGTTTCAAATTTATTGGAAACAtctgtgaaatttttatcagataATTTTTCAGGAGTTTTAGGAAATGAAAACTTTCAGTCTCTTGGACGAGAATTAACGTGGAATATCAGTCGATTGGAAGATAATTTCTTAGCAGCAGCTGAACGTTTACCTCCTGAACAAGCATGTAAAAGTTATtcaaaattgcataaaatgtTAACTTCAGCGCAACAAGATGAAATTCAAGAAAAGATTAAGTGGGGACCGttatttgttgattttttgaaaaaaattcaaagtcgAGTAGAAAAATGTTTAGTTCGAGATGCAGCACGAGCTGCTAGAACTACTTCGTGGTTAAAAATGGATTTGGAACTTCGGCGTAGAATTCAAGAATTAGCTTGTCTTGTAATTCTACCTCACGAAACATCGAAACGTCAATCAAGACATTCTAACttcataaaa gaaCCTAGACCAGTATCAAGTCGTTCAACAACTATAAATAGAACTTTAGATTTGAAACGTGTAAAAATGGTTATATCTGAACATAATCATAAGACTTTAAAACAAGCAGTAACTCAACAACAaccaaaaaaagtttttaacaaACCAAAAAGTGATCCATTAGAACGTAAAATGCAAAATGATAAACAAATCACTACAGACACAAATAGGCCAAAATCTTGGCCTAATAAATTAGAg GTAAAATCAAGATACTTAGAACCTAGGAATAAATCTGTTCCAAAAGAAACTATGCAACCAGTACATCaagaaaaaactataataCAACAGCgacgaaaaataatgatttcatcTTCAGATTCATCTCGTACATCTAGTCCAGCAATGAAACGAGCTActgataaaaaatcattagctaaaataaaattacctaTAAAGAAAGATGTAAAAGCACTATCTTCAGATAGCTTAACAGAATCTAATGCTACTAGAACTAATACTAAAAATGATTCGATCAGTAAAAGTTGCGGTATTACTCGTCCAGAATCTCCATCttttaaacagaaaaataCAGAGATAGGCTTATCTGTAGATTCTTTAGCAGAATCGAAAAACAAGCCAACAACTATTAAGAAAAAGACAAATAAAATGGATACTTCAATATCTACAGATAGTCTTATGACTGAAATAACAACAACGCCCAAATCAAATACATCAAACAAGTTTTCACCTATTTTAGGAAAAACGATAAGTAAAACACAATGTCATGATAAAGGAGTAAAAAAAACTTCACCACCGACACAACAAAAAAGTCTACTTACAATAACAAAAAGACCACGAAGATCGTTAGAAAATTCAACTGCAGCTAGTAGAAGCCGAGCTGCAGCTATTAGTGCTTATCATTTACGAAGAAATCTTCTAGATGCTGCAAAAACACCAGATATTCCAAGTAAGTCATTAAATAACATAGCGTGTAAAGCAGTAAGCACACGACCGCTTACCCAATCGACAGTTAATCatcctaatataataaaagaaaagaaagaaggaatgcCAATGCAGCAAAGCTCCGAAAGTCCTAGCAAAAGATCTTCTCCTAAATCATTTGGCactagtaaaataaataaatctttgatcACTAATAAAAGGACAACTATTGCAAAGACTTCTTGTGATGAGAAAGTTAAGAATAAGTGTAATGGAGAAGTTTCAAAACAACCAACAGTAGGTTCTAGATCAGGAACTTTTTTGAAAGATGAACCCACGATTCTTAAGAAAGCAGATATTAAATCttctcaaattaatatttaa